The Megalops cyprinoides isolate fMegCyp1 chromosome 15, fMegCyp1.pri, whole genome shotgun sequence region GCCGCGGGAGTTTGTGCACGCTCCATTGTCGCTTGTCACATCAGGGAAGACTGCTCATTTGTCCCCAGTTTTCACGCTTTACGCTAAAATTATGGCCTCGTCACTTTTCAAAAAAGGATTATACAGCCTGAGAGAAAGTGGCCGAAAACTCGCTTTTTGTGGcatcctcctccttttcccctctgttcGCCAGATTTGTGTTTCTCACATAAATTTCTTTGAGAAGAGGAAACGCACGTTGCAGGGTCACGACGGCAGGGTACGCTTTTTAACAGTGAATAGGGAGAACGACGCTGCGCTTAAATAAAAGGGTTAAACTTGTTTCTGAGCTGGAGAAAAAtagcagacattttaaaaattttaaaaatgcgaATGGGCCTGATTGCAAGGGTGACGTCTCCGGTCTTTTCTTTAAATTGCAGTTTCTTCTCGCGTTTCTTCTTTGAAAAGTGATTACTATTAAACCATAATAATGCAGGGCTTTTCATATATAGAAGAAGTCATTAAGATAAAATcatatacaatattttaattcCACAATGTCACATTCCACGAAACACTCCAAATACTATAAGTAGTGTCAGGTGCTATACCAAATACTAAgatcatatataaatatacgAAGTATAAGAAATACTGCGAAAACGCGACTTTTATTTCCACGTTATTTACATTACACGTtatacattgttttaaatagtGTCCTGATTTTTGAAAAGGCACTTACAGGCATACAAAACATAAGAAACGTATTAAAATGTCAAGGACTTATGTATTAAAAGAGGAATAAAGTCCTGTAATTCCGTCCCTCCCTGTGAAGTACAGGAATGGACAGTTTGctgaaatcatttgttttttttttttagataattccaaaaaaaagtttttttattgtacatcATTTTATTAGACGTATCAGCTTGTCCTATATGAATTTTTGAATCATGCAACACTGTTAATACGTTTATCGGTCATTTTAAGTattcacacaaccacacagacaaggagtgcgtgtgtgtagttCACTGACGTTTGACTGGAGATTCAAAACAAGCAGCTATCTGaaacaaaagtaaattaatttgaaatgaagtAAAACATGCATTCTATGACATGCAAGAACGCGACGGAAAATTAATCCTCTATGAAAGTAACATAGgcctaggtgtgtgtgtgtgtgtgtgtgtgtgtgtgtgtgtgtgtgtgtgtgtgtgtgtgtgtgtgtgtatgactgggCGCGAGTTGGTTATAATCCTGATTTGTCACTTTTTATTCGTTTTCTGGAAGGATGCTGCTTATTGCTTTTACGAAAAATTACAGCgttgtttaaataaatatatgattatATTACCAATATAGATGTCGCTGCATATATACCGTTATACACCGTTCATGCTTTCCGTGAATACTTCTGTTTATATAAAAGTCACAATAAGTTCAATATATTTGGTGCACCAATGATACTAAAACAGCAGTAGTAATAATCTTTAGTATTGTAGATATTATAatcagtccaaaaaaaaaaaagatccaatcAGTCATCGACGTCAATTTCCACATCTTCGTCCTCCGAACACTCTTTGCTCGTTGTCCGGTCTGTAAAAGGGGATGACGGGGACATCTGCAGTCTGTTTGACGTTTCGTGCTCGTGGTTAGACAGTGCTGGCGACGCCGCTCTCGAATTTCCGAGTGTTCCGATGGCGCATTTTTCCAGCTCTGCTAGTTTGGACATTTTTTCGAAAGACACCGAACCAATCGCTTTGGCCGATTCCACATCCGCTTTCATTTCCTCCAAATCCCGCTTGAGTTTGGCCCGGCGGTTCTGAAACCAGGTGATAACTTGGGCGTTCGTTAGCCCCAGTTGCTGCGCGATTTGATCTCGGTCAGCAGGAGACAGATATTTCTGATATAGAAACCTTTTCTCTAGTTCGTAGATCTGATGGTTGGTGAACGCCGTCCTGGACTTCCTTCGCTTTTTAGGAGTATTCCGCTGCCCAAATAGTGTCATTCCGTCCCTTCCTGTGACGGTACATGAGACTGTCATTAGATTGGCTATATGATTACGGTCAAACATATCATCAATTACTTCTAATAcgaaacaatttatttttgcagagtTGCATTGCATAACTCGCAGACAGCGCGTGAGGACTgaaacagttattttaaaatga contains the following coding sequences:
- the lbx1a gene encoding transcription factor LBX1a is translated as MSSKENAKGSSVEERRRSPLDHLPPPANSNKPLTPFSIEDILSKPSVRRSYSICGTAHLISSAEKHSPSGLPLPNRALLTQTSPLCALEELASKTFKGLEVSVLQAAEGRDGMTLFGQRNTPKKRRKSRTAFTNHQIYELEKRFLYQKYLSPADRDQIAQQLGLTNAQVITWFQNRRAKLKRDLEEMKADVESAKAIGSVSFEKMSKLAELEKCAIGTLGNSRAASPALSNHEHETSNRLQMSPSSPFTDRTTSKECSEDEDVEIDVDD